One Streptomyces coeruleorubidus DNA segment encodes these proteins:
- a CDS encoding NAD-dependent epimerase/dehydratase family protein, which produces MTVTFLITGASGFVGRRVAADAHRQPGVRVRHLSRRTAPGAEPGESVHGDLLDPPSLRGACAGTDVLVHCATRVGGDAESVEAVNDLGTRALVEEAQRAGVRRIVYVSTAAVYGRGPFRGVRPGEVPIAPASATSRTRAAAERHVLDAGGLVLRPHLVYGEGDRWVVPGLVWLLGELSATLTGCEALQSMIDVDTLGRAVVAAALSPAHGGGVHHVNHPEPVGVPDLLGAVCTLLEEPGGGAAVDVATALDRAAGKPLALHHLGMLTVDHWFVDDTFWKDLDCSPGEGFGAAFRRAAPWYRSFLPGRKAS; this is translated from the coding sequence GTGACCGTCACCTTTCTGATCACGGGCGCGAGCGGCTTCGTCGGCCGCAGGGTCGCGGCCGACGCACACCGGCAACCCGGCGTCCGCGTACGGCACTTGTCGCGCCGTACCGCACCGGGAGCAGAGCCCGGCGAGTCCGTCCACGGCGACCTTCTCGATCCGCCCTCCCTGCGCGGCGCCTGCGCCGGCACCGACGTCCTGGTGCACTGCGCCACGCGGGTCGGCGGCGACGCCGAGAGCGTCGAGGCCGTCAACGACCTGGGCACGCGGGCCCTGGTCGAGGAGGCTCAGCGAGCCGGGGTACGCCGGATCGTGTACGTGAGCACGGCCGCCGTCTACGGCCGGGGCCCCTTCCGCGGTGTGCGCCCCGGGGAGGTGCCGATCGCCCCCGCGTCGGCCACCAGCCGCACCCGGGCCGCCGCCGAACGGCACGTCCTCGACGCGGGCGGCCTGGTGCTGCGCCCGCACCTCGTGTACGGCGAGGGCGACCGGTGGGTCGTCCCCGGACTGGTGTGGCTGCTGGGCGAGTTGTCTGCGACCCTCACCGGCTGCGAGGCGCTCCAGTCGATGATCGACGTGGACACCCTGGGGCGTGCGGTGGTGGCCGCGGCCCTGTCCCCGGCGCACGGCGGCGGTGTGCACCACGTCAACCACCCCGAGCCGGTGGGGGTCCCGGACCTGCTCGGCGCCGTGTGCACGCTGCTGGAGGAGCCCGGCGGCGGTGCGGCGGTGGACGTCGCCACCGCCCTGGACCGGGCCGCCGGGAAACCGCTCGCCCTCCATCACCTCGGCATGCTCACGGTCGACCACTGGTTCGTGGACGACACCTTCTGGAAGGACCTCGACTGCTCGCCCGGCGAGGGATTCGGGGCCGCGTTCAGGCGCGCGGCACCCTGGTACCGCTCGTTCCTCCCAGGCCGGAAAGCCTCCTGA